aacagaaggaagagaggtttggctcagtagctccactgtgcaattgagagagcctggcaaagcaagatcaccttcctcccccccttcctccccatgggaggagcctcagccaatggagaaaatagagaagaagaagatattggatttatatcccgccctccactccaaagaatctcagagcggctcacaatctcctttcccttcctcccccacaacagacaccctgtgaggtgggtggggctgagaggactctcacagcagttgccctttcaaggacaactcctaccagaactatggctgacccaaggccatgccagcaggtgcaaggggaggaggggggaatcaaacccggttctcccagataagagtccgcacacctaaccacaacaccaaactggctctccaggttttgctctgtagcttctgtacaattgagcaagcctggcaaagcaagctgtgatgcagaaggaagcaagagatagatagggaaaaggaagcagatgacaaccagttgctcaggggcctgattcggccctcaaacTGCACGGCCGACACttgacacccctagtctagaTATACTTCATTTCAGCAGGGGTGGGAACATGCTACGGTACAGAAATTCACCAAGCGTGGCTTCCCCCCATCACTGTGTCTGCACGccggtgggggggtggggaatgcacCCTCTGAGATTTGTAAAAGCTCAgtgaaaaacattaaaataagagCCCCCTTGGGGAAGAGCGGGACTTAGGAGAAATCCACGGGGGAGCAGGACTTACAGACAAAGATCTTTTCCATCTAGGCACTGCTGGGGAGGCTGGAGGAGAAAGTGGCCCTGATGGAGGACCTGCAGAGTGATGCAGATGTGGTCATGGAGGAGCCCCAAGGCCAGGCGGAGGTCCCCGAGGAGAGCAGCGACGTCCAGCCGGAGCCCCGGGCAGAGTCCGGCCCCCTGCCCTCCTACAGGAGCTCCTGGCTCAAGCACATGAGAGGGCTGCAGGCCCCCAAGAGCCTGAGAGAGTCTGGCTGTTTCGGCAGGAGGCTGGACAGGATCGGGTCCATGAGCGGAATGGGATGTAAAGGTAAGCCGACCCCCTCTGGTCTCACCAAACAGAAGCACCTCACAGACCTTGGAGAGCTGAGCCAGATTTATTGCTGTGAATTTAAGtgcggggggtggagggggggcacaTGCTTCTTGCGAGAACGATCCTCTCAGGGGaaagttagagcaggggtgaccaagggtagctctccagatgtattttgcctacaactcccatcagccccagccagcatggccaatggctggggctgatgggaattgtaggcaaaatacatctggagagctaccctcggccacccctgagttagaggaCAGCCATATTGACTGCGGCAGAacagcaccttaagagaccaggAAGGTTTTCTGGGCCGTCAGATCTGACGAAGGGAGTGTTGGCTCTCGAAAGCGTATGGTGCTGTTGGATTTGACTCTAGCCGTTCCTTTGTTTAAACAATCCCTGCTGTTTCTGCACAGCTCTGCTCTGGTGGTGCCCCTTTATTGACCCAAAGCACGGCCTGAgcggctggggaggggaggaaaaacaGGAGAGCCCAACTTATCTCTCTCCGTGGTGggggaaagtgtcatcaagttactgccaacttacggtgacctctcatggggttttcaagtcaagagacgaACGGAGgtggtggttggccgttgcctgcctctgcgtagcaacccagaacttctttggtggtctccccttcAAGTACTGACATGTCGtgagcagggttccctctaagctgagttagcctgagctagctcacagattttcagcctccagctcacacatctttgtcttagctcaggaacatatgaagctgccttctactgaatcagaccctcggtccatcaaagtcagcattgtcttctcagactggcagcggctctccagggtctcaagctgaggtttttcacacctatttgtctgggcccttttttggagatgccagggattgaacctgggactgtctgcttcccaagcagatgctctaccactgagccactgtccctcccccgaaggacggccccagagcacactaatcgatgcaggagctcacaacttgaatgccagtcgctcacgaagtagaatttttgctcacaaggctccacagcttagagggaacgttgcttctGAGACGTGACAAGATTAAGCTAGCCTGAGCTCTCCAGTTAGGGCCATCTCTCTCCAAGGCATACACAGTTTTAGAAACCTCTCTCGCAGCCCAAGTTAGTTCCACTCCCCGCCCCCGCCAAATTTACAAGCTTTGCCAAAACTAAGGCTGAGAAGATGCAACTGAAACTTATTCACAgcctttcccattttttcttgccCCCACCCACCACACGTCACTTTGGAGATTGCAAGCTCAGGGGGGGCCTCTGTGCCCCCTATACAGCACCAGGTACCTTGCCAGCCCAGTCTGAATGAGATAGAATCCTCTTTCAGTAGCAGCAAGGAAGGAAATCAGGGTGTCCGATTGCTCACAGTTGGTCACTCAACACTGCAAACCACCGTTTCTGCTGAATGACAATTTCTTCGGATAATGGTTCCATCTTAAAGTGTTGTATGGTGAGGCAAGGGCCTCTTTCTATTGGGGCCTGTAAAAGTTTTAGAAAATGTTAAGctcaggagacagacagacactctccccccccccccacttttcacTGACTCTGGTTTCTTTCACTGTCTGCCTGCAGGAACCAGAAGGAATTGAGACTGGCCCCCGTCTTCTGAAAACAGAGATCCCACCTTCTACAACATGCAGATTCCTGAAGATGCTCCAATCAACGTTTGCTTGCTAAACCTGCTGAATGTtcagcctatttatttatttattcttaatTTATTTGACCTCTTTCAGTTGGCTGGGTGTTTTGTTGTTCTCCCCCTTTTCTAAGAACTGTTGTTACTTTTAGCACTACGCTTGAAATAAAAACACATTTGCTCTTTTCCTCATGCTGGGTtcattctccacacacacacacacacacaaaacactttCTGATGGATTAAAAGAAatgggagggaccgtggctcagtggtggagcatcttcttggtaagcagaaggtcccaggttcaatccccggcatctccaactcaaaagggtccaggcaaataggtgtgaaaaacctcagctggagaccctggagagccatgaatggggctgtggctc
The Heteronotia binoei isolate CCM8104 ecotype False Entrance Well chromosome 18, APGP_CSIRO_Hbin_v1, whole genome shotgun sequence genome window above contains:
- the LOC132587060 gene encoding natriuretic peptides A-like; amino-acid sequence: MDMNRTWFLSCCLLLLFGFQCSTAHPVADSLSPAKELASMEALLGRLEEKVALMEDLQSDADVVMEEPQGQAEVPEESSDVQPEPRAESGPLPSYRSSWLKHMRGLQAPKSLRESGCFGRRLDRIGSMSGMGCKGKPTPSGLTKQKHLTDLGELSQI